Proteins found in one Abyssibius alkaniclasticus genomic segment:
- a CDS encoding phosphate ABC transporter substrate-binding/OmpA family protein codes for MMMNKIFLGAALTLLPITALAEPVTLRATDSRLEINGDLRSFDGETWVVKTPLGEMRLPAAAMVCIAGACPPEATADAAPATPATAPAQAVAPGTETAATAAPTTVPPAATPPAEAVASTAPDTVPETATAPTAPVVATTTGPASPSAPAGASTAETTSPIAASITPERDFDESRIRLAGQSELIRNLAPLMVETWGFLDQRDFSQRGSSDSRVLLLSGGGRDPLDIELMASSQADIAELMGQGFVDLALAGEEALLDMPGAEYSVIGLDAAAFITTRDNQINALNMSDLAGILSGRISNWSALGGPDMPIRLMLPGDESSTAWVIANGLLRDAGLQMAANVQRVESESLLADAVARERGAIGLVGFAEVRNAKPLAIADSCGLRTAPEEFAIKAGDYPLVRRILAIYPAGGVSNSTDRLLNFMTGTMAERTLVNVGLVALSPATANVAEQGLRFAQVTLDPSTRGAEDQLINFTQTLIDARRLSLTLRAGAGETGLDSRGEDDLRRLADLIRANRFGGQEILLVGFTDSARSSANSVALSNERSQTVANALLDQIGNLPANVAVTPIGYGHVAPLACNADPRGALANNRVEVWARALR; via the coding sequence ATGATGATGAATAAAATCTTTCTGGGCGCTGCCCTGACATTGCTGCCGATCACAGCCTTGGCTGAACCCGTTACCTTGCGCGCCACCGACAGCCGGCTGGAAATCAACGGCGACCTTCGCAGCTTTGATGGCGAGACCTGGGTTGTAAAAACCCCGCTTGGCGAAATGCGCCTGCCCGCAGCGGCGATGGTTTGCATTGCCGGGGCCTGCCCGCCCGAGGCCACGGCTGATGCCGCGCCCGCCACCCCCGCCACCGCCCCCGCACAGGCCGTGGCACCCGGCACCGAAACCGCGGCAACGGCCGCGCCAACAACCGTGCCGCCTGCCGCCACCCCGCCCGCCGAGGCTGTGGCCAGCACAGCGCCCGACACCGTGCCCGAAACTGCGACCGCGCCCACTGCGCCGGTTGTTGCCACTACCACCGGCCCGGCCTCTCCTTCAGCACCGGCCGGGGCCAGCACGGCGGAAACCACTTCACCCATTGCGGCCAGCATAACGCCCGAGCGTGATTTTGATGAATCGCGCATCCGGCTTGCGGGCCAGTCCGAGCTTATTCGCAACCTTGCCCCGCTGATGGTGGAAACCTGGGGCTTTCTGGACCAGCGCGACTTTAGCCAGCGCGGCTCGTCGGATTCGCGGGTTCTGCTGCTGAGCGGTGGCGGGCGCGACCCGCTCGATATCGAGCTGATGGCCTCGAGCCAGGCCGATATTGCCGAGTTGATGGGCCAGGGGTTTGTCGATCTGGCACTGGCCGGTGAAGAAGCCCTGCTGGACATGCCGGGCGCCGAATATTCGGTCATTGGCCTGGATGCAGCCGCCTTTATCACCACGCGCGACAACCAGATCAACGCATTGAATATGAGCGACCTTGCGGGCATCCTGTCGGGGCGGATCAGCAACTGGTCGGCACTTGGCGGGCCGGATATGCCCATACGGCTGATGCTGCCCGGCGATGAGAGCAGCACCGCCTGGGTAATTGCAAACGGCCTGTTGCGCGATGCGGGCCTGCAAATGGCCGCCAATGTGCAGCGGGTCGAATCCGAATCGCTGCTGGCCGATGCGGTGGCGCGCGAACGCGGTGCCATTGGCCTGGTCGGTTTTGCCGAAGTGCGCAACGCCAAACCGCTGGCGATTGCCGATAGCTGCGGGCTGCGCACAGCGCCGGAAGAATTTGCCATCAAGGCCGGAGATTACCCGCTGGTGCGCCGCATTCTGGCAATCTACCCCGCCGGTGGCGTGTCGAATTCGACCGACCGGCTGCTGAATTTCATGACCGGCACGATGGCTGAACGCACCTTGGTGAATGTCGGGCTGGTGGCACTGTCGCCCGCCACGGCGAATGTGGCCGAACAGGGGTTGCGCTTTGCCCAGGTCACGCTGGACCCAAGCACGCGCGGGGCCGAAGACCAGCTGATCAACTTCACGCAAACGCTGATTGACGCGCGCCGCCTGAGCCTGACCTTGCGCGCGGGCGCTGGCGAAACCGGGCTCGACAGCCGTGGCGAGGATGATTTGCGCCGCCTCGCAGACCTGATCCGCGCCAACCGTTTTGGCGGGCAGGAAATTCTGCTGGTCGGTTTTACGGATTCGGCGCGCAGCTCTGCCAATAGCGTGGCCCTGTCCAACGAGCGTTCACAAACCGTTGCCAATGCGCTGCTTGACCAGATCGGCAACCTGCCCGCCAATGTAGCGGTTACGCCCATCGGTTATGGCCATGTCGCGCCGCTGGCCTGCAACGCCGATCCGCGTGGTGCCCTGGCCAATAACCGGGTCGAGGTTTGGGCGCGCGCACTGCGCTAG
- a CDS encoding peptidylprolyl isomerase has product MLKSILTGASALAILAMAAPVWAQETAPEAAPDATPEATMPAYDAADVNSVLARVNGAEITLGHVIALRKSLPEDYQNMPDETLLNGIIEQMIEQTLLSGPTDGALPLGVRLTTENEIRAQLAARQIDALLAAEVTDEELQALYDSEIAGVEPQVEYNASHILVETEDEAKAIVAELEAGGDFAAIAQEKSLDPGSGANGGSLGWFGLGRMVPEFEAAVVALEIGETSAPVQSQFGWHIVRLDDQRDRPLPTVDELRAELTQEVNRRKILAEIDRLRGEADIETGLLNIDPALSRNYDLIAE; this is encoded by the coding sequence ATGCTGAAGTCGATTTTAACAGGCGCATCCGCGCTGGCCATTCTGGCTATGGCCGCCCCGGTCTGGGCGCAGGAAACCGCCCCCGAGGCCGCGCCGGACGCCACGCCCGAAGCCACAATGCCCGCCTATGACGCGGCCGATGTCAACAGCGTGCTGGCGCGTGTGAACGGCGCCGAAATCACCCTTGGCCATGTGATCGCGCTGCGCAAAAGCCTGCCCGAAGACTATCAGAACATGCCCGATGAAACGCTTCTGAACGGCATCATCGAGCAGATGATCGAGCAGACACTGCTTTCCGGCCCGACCGATGGCGCGCTTCCGCTTGGCGTTCGCCTGACAACCGAAAACGAGATTCGTGCGCAACTGGCCGCCCGCCAGATTGATGCGCTGCTGGCCGCCGAAGTGACCGACGAAGAGCTTCAGGCGCTGTATGATTCGGAAATTGCTGGGGTCGAACCGCAGGTCGAGTATAATGCCAGCCATATCCTGGTTGAAACCGAAGACGAGGCAAAGGCGATTGTGGCCGAGCTTGAAGCCGGTGGCGATTTCGCCGCCATCGCCCAGGAAAAATCGCTCGACCCCGGTTCAGGCGCCAATGGTGGCAGCCTTGGCTGGTTTGGCCTTGGCCGCATGGTGCCGGAATTTGAAGCCGCCGTCGTGGCGCTGGAAATCGGCGAAACCTCGGCACCCGTGCAAAGCCAGTTCGGCTGGCATATCGTGCGCCTGGATGACCAGCGCGACCGCCCTCTGCCCACGGTTGACGAGCTGCGCGCCGAGCTGACACAGGAAGTGAACCGCCGCAAGATTCTGGCGGAAATCGACCGTTTGCGCGGCG
- the secA gene encoding preprotein translocase subunit SecA, with protein sequence MLGLGTIAKKVFGTPNDRKIKATLPLVAKINALEPQFKALSDDEIRAKTEAFRKRVADGESLDSLLPEAFANAREGAFRALGLRPFDVQLMGGIFLHQGNIAEMKTGEGKTLMATLPCYLNALTGRGVHVVTVNDYLARRDAAWMGKVYEFLGLSYGVVVPNQSEEEKAAGYLADVTYCTNNELGFDYLRDNMKADLSQIRQRDHYFAVVDEVDSILIDEARVPLIISGPTDDKSDLYVTIDKLIPSLTEEHYEIDEKARHAALTDAGNEFMEQRLHAEGLLPADATLYDPESTSIVHHVNQALVAHKMYKAEKDYIVRGQDVILIDEFTGRMMTGRRLSQGLHQALEAKEGVAIQPENVTLASVTFQNYFRLYDKLGGMTGTAMTEAEEFMEIYGLGVVEVPTNVPIARLDEHDRVYRTAKEKYAAVVEAIKEANAKGQPVLVGTTSIEKSEEIAAILKKDKIKHNVLNARFHEQEAEIIADAGRPGAVTIATNMAGRGTDIQLGGNLDAEVNAAIEAAGDGADPVAIRADISARHADARKKALEAGGLFVLATERHESRRIDNQLRGRSGRQGDPGRTVFFLSLEDDLMRIFNSGNLDKMLQRLGMKEGEAIVHPWVNKALERAQAKVEARNFDIRKNLLKFDDVMNQQRKNIFAQRREVMAGADQSEVVQSMRQDVVDDIVTAHIPPRAYPDQWNMEGLYAEVLKIFGLDLPIIDWGREEGVDDEVIRERLYAETDKAMAQKAVKATPDTMRRIEKQVLLQAIDKAWREHLLRLEHLRSVIGFRSYAQRDPLNEYKSEAFTLFETLLNRLRIDVTTQLSHVQILSPEEHQELLARLKAAQSAQQNAIAGASAQPAKPNAATPASPPNAGVDPADESTWSRVGRNDSCPCGSGKKYKHCHGKV encoded by the coding sequence ATGCTGGGCCTTGGAACGATCGCCAAAAAAGTTTTTGGCACCCCGAATGACCGCAAGATCAAGGCAACCCTGCCGCTGGTGGCCAAGATCAACGCGCTGGAACCGCAGTTCAAAGCGCTGAGCGATGACGAAATTCGCGCCAAGACCGAGGCGTTTCGCAAGCGCGTAGCCGATGGCGAAAGCCTCGACAGCCTGCTGCCCGAAGCCTTTGCCAATGCCCGCGAAGGCGCGTTCCGCGCCCTTGGGCTGCGCCCCTTCGATGTGCAGTTGATGGGCGGGATCTTCTTGCACCAAGGCAATATCGCCGAAATGAAAACCGGCGAGGGTAAAACCCTGATGGCCACGCTGCCATGCTATCTGAACGCGCTGACCGGGCGCGGCGTGCATGTGGTCACGGTGAACGACTATCTGGCGCGGCGCGATGCGGCCTGGATGGGCAAGGTTTACGAGTTTCTCGGGCTGAGCTACGGCGTCGTCGTGCCCAACCAGAGCGAAGAGGAAAAGGCCGCCGGCTATCTGGCGGATGTGACCTATTGCACCAATAACGAGCTGGGCTTCGATTACCTGCGCGACAATATGAAGGCCGATCTGAGCCAGATCCGCCAGCGCGACCATTATTTTGCCGTGGTTGACGAGGTCGACTCGATTCTGATTGACGAAGCGCGCGTGCCGCTGATCATTTCCGGCCCGACCGATGACAAATCGGATTTGTATGTCACGATTGACAAGCTGATCCCGTCGCTGACCGAAGAGCATTACGAGATTGACGAAAAGGCCCGCCATGCCGCGCTGACCGATGCGGGTAACGAATTCATGGAGCAGCGGCTACATGCCGAGGGCCTGTTGCCCGCCGATGCCACGCTTTATGACCCGGAAAGCACCAGCATTGTTCACCATGTGAACCAGGCGCTTGTCGCCCATAAAATGTATAAGGCCGAGAAAGATTACATTGTGCGCGGGCAGGATGTGATTCTGATCGATGAATTCACCGGCCGCATGATGACCGGGCGAAGGCTTTCCCAGGGCCTGCACCAGGCGCTCGAGGCCAAGGAAGGCGTGGCCATCCAGCCCGAAAACGTGACGCTGGCCTCGGTCACATTCCAGAACTATTTCCGACTGTATGACAAGCTCGGCGGCATGACCGGCACAGCTATGACCGAAGCCGAGGAGTTTATGGAAATTTACGGGCTTGGCGTGGTGGAAGTGCCCACCAATGTGCCCATTGCCCGGCTGGACGAGCATGACCGAGTGTATCGCACGGCCAAGGAAAAATATGCGGCCGTGGTCGAGGCGATCAAGGAGGCCAATGCCAAGGGCCAGCCGGTGCTTGTCGGCACGACATCGATCGAGAAATCCGAAGAGATCGCGGCGATTCTGAAGAAAGACAAGATAAAGCACAATGTGCTGAACGCGCGTTTTCACGAACAGGAAGCCGAGATTATTGCCGATGCGGGCCGCCCCGGCGCGGTGACAATCGCCACCAACATGGCGGGCCGCGGCACCGATATCCAGCTTGGCGGCAACCTCGATGCCGAGGTGAATGCTGCGATAGAAGCCGCGGGCGACGGGGCCGACCCGGTGGCGATTCGTGCCGATATTTCCGCGCGCCATGCCGATGCCAGGAAAAAGGCGCTGGAGGCCGGCGGCCTGTTCGTGCTGGCCACCGAACGCCACGAAAGCCGCCGGATTGATAACCAGTTGCGCGGCCGTTCGGGCCGTCAGGGCGACCCCGGGCGCACGGTGTTCTTCCTCAGCCTTGAAGACGATCTGATGCGCATCTTCAACTCGGGCAACCTTGACAAGATGCTGCAGCGTTTGGGCATGAAAGAGGGCGAGGCGATTGTGCATCCCTGGGTGAACAAGGCGCTGGAGCGCGCGCAGGCCAAGGTCGAGGCGCGCAACTTCGACATTCGTAAAAACCTGCTGAAATTTGACGATGTCATGAACCAGCAGCGCAAGAACATCTTTGCGCAGCGCCGCGAAGTCATGGCCGGGGCCGACCAATCCGAAGTGGTGCAATCCATGCGCCAGGATGTGGTTGATGATATTGTCACCGCGCATATCCCGCCGCGCGCCTATCCCGACCAGTGGAACATGGAAGGGCTCTATGCCGAGGTTCTGAAGATCTTTGGCCTCGATCTGCCGATTATCGACTGGGGCCGGGAAGAGGGTGTTGATGACGAGGTGATTCGCGAGCGGCTTTATGCCGAAACCGATAAGGCGATGGCGCAAAAGGCCGTGAAAGCCACGCCCGACACCATGCGCCGCATCGAAAAACAGGTGCTGTTGCAGGCGATCGACAAGGCCTGGCGCGAACATCTGTTGCGGCTGGAGCATCTGCGCAGTGTCATCGGCTTTCGCTCATACGCGCAGCGCGACCCGCTGAACGAGTATAAATCCGAAGCCTTCACCCTGTTTGAAACCCTGCTCAACCGGTTACGGATCGATGTCACCACCCAGCTTTCGCATGTGCAGATTCTGTCGCCCGAAGAGCATCAGGAGCTTCTGGCCAGGCTCAAGGCTGCGCAATCGGCCCAGCAGAACGCCATAGCCGGTGCAAGCGCGCAGCCTGCAAAGCCGAATGCGGCCACACCCGCCAGCCCCCCCAATGCCGGCGTGGACCCGGCGGATGAAAGCACATGGTCGCGCGTTGGGCGCAATGATTCTTGCCCCTGCGGTTCGGGCAAGAAATACAAGCATTGCCACGGCAAGGTTTAG